From one Rosa rugosa chromosome 4, drRosRugo1.1, whole genome shotgun sequence genomic stretch:
- the LOC133707382 gene encoding uncharacterized protein LOC133707382 isoform X1, with product MEQKGILLSALGVGMGVGVGLGLASGQTMSKWAGNEGLSNGITPDRVEQEMLRQIVDGRDSKVTFDQFPYYLNEQTRVLLTSAAYVHLKRAEVSKYTRNLSPASRAILLSGPAELYQQLLAKALAHYFQAKLLLLDVTDFSLKIQSKYGTGNKASAFKRSTSEMTLDRLSGLFGSFSIFPQKEEPKGTLRRQSSGVDLGSRGLEGSKNAPKLRRNASAAANISNLASQGTPSNPASLKRTSSWSFDERLFIQSLYKVLVYVSKTTPIVLYLRDIDNILSRSQRIYNLFQKMLDKLSGAVLILGSRIVDLDNDYRDVDDRLTALFPYNIEIRPPENESHLVSWKTQLEEDMKMIQVQDNKNHIMEVLSANDLDCDDLGSICIADTMDLSHYIEEIVVSAVSYHLMNNRDPEYRNGKLVISSKSLSHGLSIFQEGKFGGKATMKLEVQAEFSKESGKEGAAGANPETKVESTAPEKKSGAETVASLVKPEPLTTKTESSAPKTDADNPVPAFKAPEVPDNEFEKRIRPEVIPADEIGVTFSDIGALEEIKESLQELVMLPLRRPDLFNGGLLKPCRGILLFGPPGSGKTMLAKAIAREAGASFINVSMSTITSKWFGEDEKNVRALFTLASKVSPTIIFVDEVDSMLGQRTRVGEHEAMRKIKNEFMTHWDGLMTKQGERILVLAATNRPFDLDEAIIRRFERRILVGLPTAENREMIMRTLLSKEKVDDQLDFKELATMTEGYSGSDLKNLCTTAAYRPVRELIQAERQKDLEKKKRAAERQNQQDASEERNPEAVSDTKEEQKEARVITLRPLNMEDFRQAKNQVAASFAAEGASMNELKQWNDLYGEGGSRKKEQLSYFL from the exons GATAGGGTGGAGCAGGAGATGCTACGACAGATCGTTGATGGCAGAGACAGCAAGGTCACCTTCGACCAATTCCCTTATTACCTCAA TGAACAGACTCGAGTGTTGTTAACGAGTGCGGCCTATGTCCATCTGAAGAGGGCTGAGGTTTCTAAGTACACCCGGAATCTTTCTCCGGCGAGTCGGGCTATTTTGCTCTCGGGGCCTGCTG AACTCTACCAACAACTGCTTGCCAAGGCTTTAGCCCATTACTTCCAAGCCAAGTTGCTGCTCTTAGATGTAACAGATTTTTCATTAAAG ATTCAGAGCAAATATGGTACTGGCAATAAAGCATCT GCTTTTAAAAGGTCCACTTCGGAGATGACACTAGATCGGCTCTCTGGTCTATTTggatcattttcaatttttcctCAAAAGGAGGAACCCAAAG GCACATTACGAAGGCAAAGCAGCGGTGTGGATTTAGGATCCAG GGGACTAGAAGGTTCTAAAAATGCTCCAAAGCTTCGTAGAAATGCTTCTGCTGCAGCTAATATCAGTAACCTTGCTTCTCAGGGTACTCCTTCAAATCCAG CTTCTCTTAAGCGCACAAGCAGCTGGTCTTTTGATGAAAGACTTTTCATACAGTCCCTGTACAAG GTCTTGGTTTATGTTTCAAAAACCACTCCCATTGTGCTGTATCTGAGGGACATCGACAACATCTTATCTAGATCTCAAAGGATATATAACTTGTTCCAGAAAATGTTGGACAAATTATCCGGAGCTGTGCTGATCCTTGGTTCCCGAATTGTGGATTTGGATAATGACTACAGAGATGTTGATGACAGGCTTACCGCACTTTTCCCTTACAACATCGAGATCAGACCTCCTGAAAATGAGTCACATCTTGTTAGCTGGAAGACTCAACTAGAGGAAGATATGAAGATGATTCAGGTTCAGGATAACAAAAACCACATTATGGAAGTCCTTTCAGCTAATGATCTCGACTGTGATGATCTAGGTTCAATTTGCATTGCCGACACAATGGATCTCAGTCACTATATAGAAGAGATTGTGGTATCAGCTGTTTCTTATCATTTAATGAATAACAGAGATCCTGAATATAGAAATGGAAAACTTGTGATTTCATCCAAGAG TTTGTCTCATGGATTAAGTATATTCCAAGAGGGAAAGTTCGGTGGCAAAGCTACAATGAAGCTGGAAGTACAGGCCGAATTTTCCAAG GAATCTGGAAAGGAAGGGGCTGCTGGTGCGAATCCGGAAACAAAAGTGGAAAGCACTGCTCCTGAGAAAAAAAGTGGAGCAGAGACGGTAGCTTCATTGGTAAAACCAGAACCTTTAACCACAAAAACAGAATCTTCTGCACCAAAAACAGATGCTGACAATCCAGTCCCAGCTTTTAAAGCTCCT GAAGTTCCCGATAATGAATTTGAGAAGCGAATAAGACCAGAGGTTATACCAGCCGATGAGATTGGTGTAACATTTTCTGATATCGGTGCCCTGGAGGAGATTAAAGAATCCCTTCAAGAATTAGTAATGCTCCCACTGCGGAGACCAGATCTTTTCAATGGAGGCCTTTTAAAGCCTTGTAGAGGTATATTGCTATTTGGTCCACCTGGTAGTGGGAAGACTATGCTGGCAAAGGCCATTGCTAGGGAGGCTGGAGCTAGCTTCATCAATGTATCCATGTCTACCATTACTTCCAAATGGTTTGGTGAAGATGAGAAAAATGTCCGAGCTTTGTTCACACTAGCATCCAAAGTCTCTCCAACTATCATCTTTGTGGATGAAGTTGACAGCATGCTTGGGCAGAGAACCCGAGTCGGAGAGCATGAAGCCATGCGAAAGATAAAGAATGAATTTATGACTCATTGGGATGGTCTCATGACTAAACAAGGGGAGCGGATCCTTGTCCTTGCTGCAACCAACAGGCCATTTGACCTTGATGAAGCAATTATTAGGCGTTTTGAACGGAG AATATTGGTTGGGCTACCAACTGCAGAGAACAGAGAAATGATCATGAGGACTCTGCTGTCAAAAGAGAAGGTGGATGACCAGCTAGATTTCAAGGAGCTTGCAACTATGACTGAAGGATATAGTGGAAGTGATCTTAAG AATTTGTGCACCACAGCTGCCTATCGGCCTGTTAGGGAGTTAATACAGGCAGAGAGACAAAAGGATTTG gagaaaaagaagagagctGCAGAAAGACAAAATCAACAAGATGCTTCTGAAGAACGAAATCCAGAAGCCGTCTCGGATACAAAAGAAGAACAGAAAGAGGCAAGAGTGATCACCCTCAGACCCCTTAATATGGAAGACTTCCGGCAGGCAAAGAATCAA GTTGCAGCTAGCTTTGCAGCTGAGGGAGCTAGTATGAATGAATTGAAGCAGTGGAATGACCTATATGGGGAAGGGGGGTCGAGAAAGAAGGAGCAGTTATCTTATTTCCTATGA
- the LOC133707382 gene encoding uncharacterized protein LOC133707382 isoform X2, giving the protein MEQKGILLSALGVGMGVGVGLGLASGQTMSKWAGNEGLSNGITPDRVEQEMLRQIVDGRDSKVTFDQFPYYLNEQTRVLLTSAAYVHLKRAEVSKYTRNLSPASRAILLSGPAELYQQLLAKALAHYFQAKLLLLDVTDFSLKIQSKYGTGNKASAFKRSTSEMTLDRLSGLFGSFSIFPQKEEPKGTLRRQSSGVDLGSRGLEGSKNAPKLRRNASAAANISNLASQASLKRTSSWSFDERLFIQSLYKVLVYVSKTTPIVLYLRDIDNILSRSQRIYNLFQKMLDKLSGAVLILGSRIVDLDNDYRDVDDRLTALFPYNIEIRPPENESHLVSWKTQLEEDMKMIQVQDNKNHIMEVLSANDLDCDDLGSICIADTMDLSHYIEEIVVSAVSYHLMNNRDPEYRNGKLVISSKSLSHGLSIFQEGKFGGKATMKLEVQAEFSKESGKEGAAGANPETKVESTAPEKKSGAETVASLVKPEPLTTKTESSAPKTDADNPVPAFKAPEVPDNEFEKRIRPEVIPADEIGVTFSDIGALEEIKESLQELVMLPLRRPDLFNGGLLKPCRGILLFGPPGSGKTMLAKAIAREAGASFINVSMSTITSKWFGEDEKNVRALFTLASKVSPTIIFVDEVDSMLGQRTRVGEHEAMRKIKNEFMTHWDGLMTKQGERILVLAATNRPFDLDEAIIRRFERRILVGLPTAENREMIMRTLLSKEKVDDQLDFKELATMTEGYSGSDLKNLCTTAAYRPVRELIQAERQKDLEKKKRAAERQNQQDASEERNPEAVSDTKEEQKEARVITLRPLNMEDFRQAKNQVAASFAAEGASMNELKQWNDLYGEGGSRKKEQLSYFL; this is encoded by the exons GATAGGGTGGAGCAGGAGATGCTACGACAGATCGTTGATGGCAGAGACAGCAAGGTCACCTTCGACCAATTCCCTTATTACCTCAA TGAACAGACTCGAGTGTTGTTAACGAGTGCGGCCTATGTCCATCTGAAGAGGGCTGAGGTTTCTAAGTACACCCGGAATCTTTCTCCGGCGAGTCGGGCTATTTTGCTCTCGGGGCCTGCTG AACTCTACCAACAACTGCTTGCCAAGGCTTTAGCCCATTACTTCCAAGCCAAGTTGCTGCTCTTAGATGTAACAGATTTTTCATTAAAG ATTCAGAGCAAATATGGTACTGGCAATAAAGCATCT GCTTTTAAAAGGTCCACTTCGGAGATGACACTAGATCGGCTCTCTGGTCTATTTggatcattttcaatttttcctCAAAAGGAGGAACCCAAAG GCACATTACGAAGGCAAAGCAGCGGTGTGGATTTAGGATCCAG GGGACTAGAAGGTTCTAAAAATGCTCCAAAGCTTCGTAGAAATGCTTCTGCTGCAGCTAATATCAGTAACCTTGCTTCTCAGG CTTCTCTTAAGCGCACAAGCAGCTGGTCTTTTGATGAAAGACTTTTCATACAGTCCCTGTACAAG GTCTTGGTTTATGTTTCAAAAACCACTCCCATTGTGCTGTATCTGAGGGACATCGACAACATCTTATCTAGATCTCAAAGGATATATAACTTGTTCCAGAAAATGTTGGACAAATTATCCGGAGCTGTGCTGATCCTTGGTTCCCGAATTGTGGATTTGGATAATGACTACAGAGATGTTGATGACAGGCTTACCGCACTTTTCCCTTACAACATCGAGATCAGACCTCCTGAAAATGAGTCACATCTTGTTAGCTGGAAGACTCAACTAGAGGAAGATATGAAGATGATTCAGGTTCAGGATAACAAAAACCACATTATGGAAGTCCTTTCAGCTAATGATCTCGACTGTGATGATCTAGGTTCAATTTGCATTGCCGACACAATGGATCTCAGTCACTATATAGAAGAGATTGTGGTATCAGCTGTTTCTTATCATTTAATGAATAACAGAGATCCTGAATATAGAAATGGAAAACTTGTGATTTCATCCAAGAG TTTGTCTCATGGATTAAGTATATTCCAAGAGGGAAAGTTCGGTGGCAAAGCTACAATGAAGCTGGAAGTACAGGCCGAATTTTCCAAG GAATCTGGAAAGGAAGGGGCTGCTGGTGCGAATCCGGAAACAAAAGTGGAAAGCACTGCTCCTGAGAAAAAAAGTGGAGCAGAGACGGTAGCTTCATTGGTAAAACCAGAACCTTTAACCACAAAAACAGAATCTTCTGCACCAAAAACAGATGCTGACAATCCAGTCCCAGCTTTTAAAGCTCCT GAAGTTCCCGATAATGAATTTGAGAAGCGAATAAGACCAGAGGTTATACCAGCCGATGAGATTGGTGTAACATTTTCTGATATCGGTGCCCTGGAGGAGATTAAAGAATCCCTTCAAGAATTAGTAATGCTCCCACTGCGGAGACCAGATCTTTTCAATGGAGGCCTTTTAAAGCCTTGTAGAGGTATATTGCTATTTGGTCCACCTGGTAGTGGGAAGACTATGCTGGCAAAGGCCATTGCTAGGGAGGCTGGAGCTAGCTTCATCAATGTATCCATGTCTACCATTACTTCCAAATGGTTTGGTGAAGATGAGAAAAATGTCCGAGCTTTGTTCACACTAGCATCCAAAGTCTCTCCAACTATCATCTTTGTGGATGAAGTTGACAGCATGCTTGGGCAGAGAACCCGAGTCGGAGAGCATGAAGCCATGCGAAAGATAAAGAATGAATTTATGACTCATTGGGATGGTCTCATGACTAAACAAGGGGAGCGGATCCTTGTCCTTGCTGCAACCAACAGGCCATTTGACCTTGATGAAGCAATTATTAGGCGTTTTGAACGGAG AATATTGGTTGGGCTACCAACTGCAGAGAACAGAGAAATGATCATGAGGACTCTGCTGTCAAAAGAGAAGGTGGATGACCAGCTAGATTTCAAGGAGCTTGCAACTATGACTGAAGGATATAGTGGAAGTGATCTTAAG AATTTGTGCACCACAGCTGCCTATCGGCCTGTTAGGGAGTTAATACAGGCAGAGAGACAAAAGGATTTG gagaaaaagaagagagctGCAGAAAGACAAAATCAACAAGATGCTTCTGAAGAACGAAATCCAGAAGCCGTCTCGGATACAAAAGAAGAACAGAAAGAGGCAAGAGTGATCACCCTCAGACCCCTTAATATGGAAGACTTCCGGCAGGCAAAGAATCAA GTTGCAGCTAGCTTTGCAGCTGAGGGAGCTAGTATGAATGAATTGAAGCAGTGGAATGACCTATATGGGGAAGGGGGGTCGAGAAAGAAGGAGCAGTTATCTTATTTCCTATGA